A region of the Cyprinus carpio isolate SPL01 chromosome A14, ASM1834038v1, whole genome shotgun sequence genome:
attcaaatttttttcaaaatgtaaagacCCATATTCCCTGCTAAATTATGTAGTTAATCATTACATTACGTAATTACTGTCAACTGCATTCCATGTTTAGTGGAATTCTTTTCATTTCACTTTGGGGCCAATAAACAGGGACATGCCTCCCAGCCAGATCTGTTTTGAGGGATATTATACAGACCAATGCATTTTGGATTGTGCTCAGCAATTTTTGGACAGACTGGAATGTTTATCCCTTAATAAAGAGAGAGACAATAGAGAGGCTCTGTTCTCAGTGTTGTTGATGCGGGACGGTGGATAGGTGGGGCAGAAAGCCATCAAAATATCAgcacctctcctcctcctcctcactttCAAACTATATGTTGCTGCTCATCACCAATACAACACTCAGAAACGAGCTGGAAGTCATCAGTTGCTACGTCAAAGCTCTCAGCCTGAACTTACAAATACAGATTTCTCCTTTAAAATCCGGTGTTCCTTCATTTGAGCATCATGACTGGAACAGCAGTGGTTCTGATGAGTCTGGTCCTCATCCTCTCTGTGGGTAAGTCACTCCCAgtggaattttaaaaaaaagcactgttattattttattattttaatcattgatGTGTGCCATTTGCAATTAACGAAGAAATATTGCAATGCGATTAATCCAACGACACCAATTCTTTCAGGTGCAGAGGATAAATCAAGACTTTACCGCAGGGTAAGTCCATTTATACATTAAAACCCAGAACAAACACCTATCAGAAGACGAACTACGATGCATAActgtgaactgtgtgtgtgtttttattctgACAGCCTGCATGTGGGGGTTTGAGCATCAATCAAGCATGCCCTCTCAACTTCTCTCCCGTATGTGGTAATGATGGCATCACATACGTCAATGAATGCACCCTGT
Encoded here:
- the LOC109066863 gene encoding probable pancreatic secretory proteinase inhibitor; protein product: MTGTAVVLMSLVLILSVGAEDKSRLYRRPACGGLSINQACPLNFSPVCGNDGITYVNECTLCVQRMHTNGDILIVKEGRC